A single genomic interval of Aureliella helgolandensis harbors:
- a CDS encoding SAM-dependent methyltransferase translates to MLSKVERRARQLATAKELFRVLAEKLDSRISIRLWDGDVVPLGHDPLPGYELSIAGPGVIGSLIRRPTAENLLCQYARGNIDFHGGNLVSFMRTMRVKGAKRTSRSLPKSLLVRLAFNFGLSRDMNVKSQLRFDGDDTGHQRKQIDNREFIQFHYDISNDFYKLFLDDEMVYSCGYFRDWNETLEQAQQNKLDMICRKLQLQPNDRLLDIGCGWGALICHAAEHYGVKAHGITLSDAQLEVTQEKIARRGLTGRVTAAICDYNDLQGTFDKVASIGMAEHVGIANLPKYMQKVRSVLAPGGLFLNHAITRPAKSSPKAFRRNSPERRLLTKYIFPGGELDHQGHVVDCMEFTGLEVHDVEGWRDHYGLTCEHWANRLQANRDEAIQLIGEEKYRMWLLYLAGVCMALTDGTARIFQTVASNQFKKGHSGMPPTREHLYTPEPRRRAA, encoded by the coding sequence TTGTTAAGTAAAGTTGAACGACGCGCCCGGCAGCTCGCGACCGCCAAAGAACTATTTCGAGTACTGGCTGAAAAACTCGACAGCCGCATCTCCATTCGCCTCTGGGACGGAGATGTCGTCCCGCTGGGGCATGATCCCCTTCCTGGATATGAGCTGTCGATTGCAGGGCCTGGCGTGATCGGCTCGCTGATCCGTCGCCCGACTGCCGAGAACCTGCTGTGTCAGTATGCTCGAGGCAATATCGATTTTCATGGCGGCAATCTCGTCTCCTTCATGCGGACCATGCGAGTCAAAGGTGCCAAACGCACATCGCGGAGCCTGCCCAAGTCACTGTTGGTACGACTGGCCTTCAATTTTGGCCTGTCCCGCGACATGAATGTCAAAAGCCAATTGCGGTTCGACGGCGATGATACCGGACATCAACGCAAGCAAATCGACAATCGCGAATTCATCCAATTTCACTATGACATCAGCAACGACTTCTACAAGTTGTTTCTAGACGATGAGATGGTCTACTCCTGTGGGTATTTCCGTGACTGGAATGAAACCTTGGAACAGGCGCAACAAAACAAGCTGGATATGATCTGCCGGAAACTGCAATTGCAGCCGAACGATCGCCTGCTCGATATCGGTTGCGGATGGGGGGCCTTAATTTGCCACGCTGCGGAGCACTACGGTGTAAAGGCCCATGGAATTACACTATCCGATGCGCAATTGGAGGTCACGCAAGAGAAAATTGCCCGTCGCGGCCTGACCGGACGCGTAACGGCAGCCATCTGCGACTACAACGATTTGCAGGGCACTTTCGATAAAGTCGCCTCCATCGGGATGGCGGAACACGTGGGGATCGCCAATCTACCGAAGTATATGCAAAAGGTACGATCCGTATTGGCCCCTGGCGGCCTGTTTCTGAATCATGCGATAACACGTCCAGCGAAATCGAGCCCCAAAGCATTCCGGCGCAATTCTCCAGAGCGTCGTCTGCTGACCAAGTACATTTTTCCAGGCGGAGAACTCGATCACCAAGGGCACGTAGTGGATTGCATGGAGTTCACCGGCCTGGAAGTTCATGATGTGGAAGGCTGGCGCGACCACTATGGACTAACCTGTGAGCACTGGGCGAATCGCTTGCAGGCCAATCGTGATGAAGCCATTCAACTAATTGGAGAAGAAAAATACCGCATGTGGCTGCTGTACTTGGCAGGCGTCTGCATGGCGCTGACCGATGGCACGGCTCGCATCTTCCAAACCGTGGCTTCGAACCAGTTTAAAAAGGGACATTCCGGAATGCCCCCCACGCGGGAACACCTTTACACACCTGAGCCACGGCGCCGCGCCGCTTAG
- a CDS encoding hybrid sensor histidine kinase/response regulator, giving the protein MFNIGGKLKSPFVFVARFIAPAANVTMMLWCLLNTSAGSVQAQDTSVAAASPVITTLRDLREQRGKHVSGEEPLRRIDMQVRLTFFSPTWNRFRVQQHGEDHWCVSSREHFDVLKTAKLGDLLRIRGTDGFAKPVLNVESLEFLASGSERDLLRLPAFRDGKPNLWKFVTYTGTVAEVFGAKDSIRIRFEDPERVIRALIFDTTATPQQLNLVGQRVQVSGLMETATERSTGKKSGYRLVVKEFSQLRLEPNSNVDSIPLTQLRRDTQILYVGEDYYIADGCRFTCEHSDGLLPGRLVEVGLGDWQPESSMGHAKWLVQGDMLALARPPLLTAAQIADSGDFYRRATIVGRVKKCVVEHGVAQLLVASGEELFTAQVMHRLLPEWDGENSFEINHVPGTQVRLTGVIDRLETAANGSHFLMHVADSGDVEVLSLPVQFRTDHVKWMIATLVVLGLGVVAWQIGLRRQVHLATQKLRSLNASGLATSRAARDGILVFDTDRRVTQADGKLAEMFNSGFVVGATADATLQNKLLHLFARPEEFREFWANAFASENLARTAEFASQAVQGWLSVYTGPVVDDQGANVGRIWTFDDITHRKKLDMESLHSQKINAIGRLAGGIAHDFNNLLHVIGSSLEILTVEKAPAKVSEQLATVSSAIERASELTNQLLTFSKPGQLKTEAFDANELVARVAQTVRSRLSESIHIRTSPETGVWPVEGDVGQLEHVLINLCNNAGDAIPQRPGNIEIRVCNTMHESLGECVQLAVIDDGVGMSSEVLERIFEPFFTTKQFGHGAGLGLSIAFGVVSQHQGKIECHSEVGKGTQFSIYLPLTRQPKVSEGRPQQALTTGMPENLKILVVDDEPLIIKSFELLLPQLGHRVVSAKGGLEALARLATDSEFDLILLDLTMPGMSGLETLAEIRSLSRDIPVIVCSGYSDDAERVMNHEYLRVSAFLGKPFRMRDLNQLISSIDF; this is encoded by the coding sequence ATGTTTAACATTGGCGGCAAGTTGAAATCCCCATTTGTATTTGTCGCGCGTTTCATTGCCCCTGCTGCGAACGTGACGATGATGCTGTGGTGCCTGCTGAATACAAGTGCGGGAAGTGTCCAGGCTCAGGATACTTCAGTCGCTGCCGCATCGCCGGTCATTACGACGCTGCGCGACTTGCGCGAACAACGCGGTAAGCATGTGAGCGGGGAGGAGCCGCTTCGCCGAATTGACATGCAAGTCCGGCTGACCTTCTTCTCACCTACTTGGAATCGATTCCGGGTTCAGCAGCATGGAGAAGATCATTGGTGCGTCAGTTCCCGTGAACACTTCGATGTGCTCAAGACCGCAAAGCTAGGGGATCTACTTCGAATTCGAGGGACCGACGGCTTTGCCAAGCCTGTCTTGAACGTGGAATCGCTTGAGTTCCTCGCGTCCGGAAGCGAACGCGACCTGCTGCGTCTCCCCGCCTTTCGGGATGGCAAACCGAACCTATGGAAATTTGTGACTTACACCGGTACCGTCGCAGAGGTTTTTGGAGCAAAAGACTCGATTCGTATTAGGTTCGAGGATCCCGAACGCGTCATCCGTGCGCTGATCTTTGACACCACTGCGACGCCCCAACAGTTGAATCTCGTTGGCCAGCGGGTGCAGGTCTCGGGGTTGATGGAGACGGCTACGGAACGCTCGACTGGAAAAAAGAGTGGGTATCGATTGGTTGTCAAAGAGTTTTCCCAGCTGCGCTTGGAACCGAATTCCAATGTGGACAGCATTCCACTGACGCAGCTACGCCGAGATACGCAAATTTTGTACGTTGGTGAAGATTACTACATTGCCGACGGTTGTCGATTTACCTGCGAGCATTCGGATGGATTGTTGCCGGGCCGCCTCGTGGAAGTTGGACTGGGGGATTGGCAGCCTGAATCCTCCATGGGGCACGCGAAATGGCTTGTGCAAGGGGACATGCTTGCGCTGGCTCGCCCCCCCTTGCTGACTGCCGCGCAGATAGCGGACTCCGGCGACTTTTATCGGCGAGCAACCATTGTTGGTCGCGTGAAAAAGTGCGTGGTGGAGCACGGGGTTGCTCAGCTATTAGTCGCCTCTGGAGAGGAATTATTTACCGCCCAAGTCATGCACCGATTGCTACCAGAATGGGACGGTGAAAATTCCTTCGAAATCAATCACGTTCCAGGCACGCAAGTCCGCCTTACGGGCGTGATTGATCGGCTGGAGACTGCCGCCAACGGCAGCCATTTCCTAATGCACGTTGCCGATAGCGGTGATGTGGAAGTTCTTTCCTTGCCCGTCCAGTTTCGCACCGATCACGTCAAGTGGATGATTGCGACGCTCGTCGTTCTTGGGCTAGGGGTTGTCGCATGGCAGATCGGTCTGCGACGGCAAGTCCACCTAGCGACTCAAAAATTGCGTTCACTGAATGCCAGTGGGCTAGCCACATCCCGCGCGGCGCGTGACGGCATTCTGGTCTTCGACACCGACCGTAGGGTGACGCAAGCCGATGGGAAACTGGCGGAAATGTTCAACAGTGGATTTGTGGTGGGCGCTACGGCGGACGCTACCTTGCAGAACAAGTTGCTCCATCTCTTCGCACGCCCAGAGGAATTTCGAGAATTCTGGGCAAACGCATTCGCCTCAGAGAACCTGGCGAGAACCGCAGAGTTCGCTTCGCAGGCGGTCCAGGGATGGCTATCTGTCTACACCGGACCAGTGGTCGACGATCAAGGTGCAAATGTCGGGCGAATTTGGACTTTTGATGATATCACGCACCGCAAGAAGCTCGATATGGAGTCGTTGCATTCACAAAAGATTAACGCCATTGGTCGCTTGGCAGGTGGCATCGCGCATGATTTTAACAATTTGTTGCATGTCATCGGCTCCAGCTTGGAAATATTGACCGTCGAGAAGGCTCCCGCTAAAGTTAGCGAACAATTGGCGACGGTCTCGAGTGCAATTGAACGAGCTTCGGAGCTGACCAATCAACTCCTTACCTTCTCGAAACCGGGACAACTGAAAACCGAGGCATTCGATGCGAACGAACTTGTCGCACGCGTTGCCCAGACGGTCCGCAGTCGGTTGTCAGAGAGTATCCATATTCGAACGTCACCAGAGACCGGTGTCTGGCCTGTCGAGGGGGATGTAGGGCAACTGGAACATGTACTGATCAATCTCTGCAACAATGCAGGAGATGCAATTCCTCAACGCCCGGGAAACATTGAGATACGCGTTTGCAATACGATGCATGAGTCGCTAGGCGAGTGCGTGCAACTGGCCGTGATTGACGATGGTGTTGGCATGTCAAGCGAGGTTTTGGAACGAATCTTCGAACCTTTTTTTACCACCAAACAATTCGGACATGGTGCAGGACTGGGGCTTTCGATTGCTTTTGGTGTCGTTTCACAGCATCAGGGGAAAATCGAGTGTCATTCGGAAGTTGGGAAGGGCACGCAGTTCTCTATCTACCTGCCTCTCACTAGACAACCAAAGGTATCGGAGGGGCGACCTCAACAGGCGCTGACTACGGGTATGCCGGAGAATCTGAAGATATTGGTGGTCGATGATGAACCCTTAATCATCAAGTCCTTCGAATTACTATTGCCACAACTTGGCCATCGCGTTGTGAGTGCCAAAGGCGGCCTGGAGGCCCTGGCTAGACTGGCCACGGATAGTGAATTCGACCTCATCCTGCTGGACCTTACGATGCCCGGCATGTCGGGCCTGGAGACTTTGGCTGAGATTCGAAGCCTGTCTCGCGATATTCCTGTAATTGTTTGCAGCGGATACTCCGACGATGCTGAGCGGGTAATGAATCACGAATATTTGCGCGTTTCAGCGTTCCTGGGAAAACCCTTCCGCATGCGAGATCTCAACCAGCTGATTAGCTCAATCGATTTTTAA
- a CDS encoding DUF1501 domain-containing protein: MGNLQRRRFIANSGSGLGWLALQSLLGQTCPLKAGEAAGNRWIRPRHTRVKRVIWLFMHGGPSHVDLFDPKPELQRLAGKTLPPSFGEVMTRRRVAENPLLPAPRPFRPRGNSGIEISDFLPHLAEHADEMCLIRSMHGDSVNHPQSVYQMNTGSVLMGRPSVGSWVAYGLGSENNNLPDYVVLPDPAGGLKGGPPAWGSGFLPASYQGVTMRSGANPILHLSPPAGVSPSQQRQALQLTQQMNQMHLQARDQDDELSARIKAYELAFRMQAAAPDLVDFFDESQTTLTQYGVDRPETEDFGRRCLLGRRMIERGVRFVQIYSGDTNGWDAHNNLLQNHSQHCLATDQPVAALMTDLKQRGLWDDTLVIWGGEFGRMPMSESGTGRDHNPWGYSLWMAGGGVKPGYVHGATDPIGLRAVEDPVHIRNFHATLLHLLGIDPEALSYYSNGLDERLIGPTDDVEIVKEVLA, from the coding sequence ATGGGCAATTTGCAAAGAAGAAGGTTTATCGCAAATTCCGGGAGTGGCCTTGGTTGGTTGGCGCTGCAATCCCTACTTGGACAGACATGCCCGCTTAAAGCGGGGGAGGCTGCTGGGAATCGCTGGATTCGCCCTCGACACACCCGCGTCAAACGCGTGATCTGGCTCTTCATGCATGGTGGGCCGAGCCATGTAGATCTCTTCGATCCCAAGCCGGAGTTGCAGCGTCTTGCTGGAAAAACCCTTCCTCCGAGTTTTGGGGAAGTCATGACGCGACGCCGCGTGGCTGAGAACCCTTTATTGCCAGCTCCGCGCCCCTTCCGACCACGCGGAAACAGCGGAATTGAAATTAGCGATTTCCTGCCCCACCTAGCTGAACATGCGGACGAAATGTGCCTTATCCGCAGCATGCATGGCGATAGCGTCAATCACCCTCAGTCGGTCTACCAAATGAACACCGGCAGCGTGTTGATGGGGCGTCCCAGCGTGGGAAGTTGGGTCGCCTATGGGCTGGGGAGTGAGAACAACAATCTGCCCGACTACGTGGTATTGCCCGACCCTGCAGGAGGATTGAAAGGTGGCCCGCCTGCTTGGGGAAGCGGTTTTCTCCCCGCCAGCTATCAAGGCGTGACGATGCGGAGTGGTGCGAATCCGATTCTGCACTTGAGCCCGCCCGCTGGCGTGTCCCCGAGCCAACAACGCCAGGCGCTGCAACTAACGCAGCAGATGAATCAAATGCATCTGCAAGCTCGAGATCAGGACGACGAATTGAGTGCCCGCATCAAAGCGTACGAACTCGCCTTCCGCATGCAGGCCGCCGCGCCCGACTTGGTCGACTTTTTTGACGAGTCTCAGACGACTCTCACGCAATACGGGGTCGACCGACCGGAAACCGAAGATTTCGGCAGACGCTGCTTGCTAGGACGTCGGATGATCGAACGCGGCGTCCGCTTTGTCCAGATTTATTCGGGCGACACCAACGGTTGGGACGCCCATAACAATCTCTTGCAGAACCACTCTCAACACTGTCTCGCTACAGACCAACCTGTGGCGGCCCTCATGACCGACCTAAAACAACGGGGGCTGTGGGACGATACGCTGGTGATCTGGGGCGGAGAGTTTGGGCGCATGCCGATGAGTGAATCAGGCACCGGACGGGATCATAATCCATGGGGGTACTCTTTGTGGATGGCCGGTGGCGGTGTCAAACCGGGCTATGTGCATGGCGCTACCGACCCCATAGGCTTAAGGGCCGTCGAAGATCCAGTGCATATCCGCAACTTCCACGCTACGCTGCTCCATTTACTGGGCATCGACCCGGAAGCCCTTTCCTACTATTCCAACGGCCTGGACGAACGGCTCATTGGGCCGACGGACGACGTCGAGATCGTCAAGGAGGTCTTGGCATGA